The Mesorhizobium sp. B1-1-8 genome contains a region encoding:
- a CDS encoding carbohydrate ABC transporter permease, whose protein sequence is MSTATRSLPRTIGAHAILLTYTAIALFPVILVIMNSFKSRAGIFGAPLTPPTPKTFDLIGYTTVIGQGDFIHYFQNSLVVTVGSLFFVLLFGAMAAFALSEYRFRGNTMMGLYLALGIMIPIRLATVAILQLMVASGLVNTLTALILVYTAQGLPLAIFILSEFMKQVSDDLKNAGRIDGLSEYTIFFRLVLPLVRPSMATVAVFTMIPIWNDLWFPLILAPSEETKTVTLGAQLFLGQFVTNWNAILAALSLAILPVLILYVIFSRQLIRGITSGAVK, encoded by the coding sequence ATGAGCACCGCCACACGTTCGCTGCCCCGCACCATCGGCGCCCACGCGATCCTGTTGACCTACACGGCGATCGCGCTGTTTCCGGTGATCCTGGTGATCATGAATTCGTTCAAGTCGCGCGCGGGCATCTTCGGCGCGCCGCTGACGCCGCCGACGCCGAAGACCTTCGACCTGATCGGCTATACGACGGTGATCGGCCAGGGCGATTTCATCCACTATTTCCAGAACAGCCTCGTTGTCACCGTAGGCTCGCTGTTCTTCGTGCTTCTGTTCGGCGCCATGGCCGCCTTCGCGCTGTCGGAATACCGCTTTCGCGGCAACACGATGATGGGGCTTTATCTGGCGCTCGGCATCATGATCCCGATCCGCCTCGCCACCGTCGCCATCCTGCAATTGATGGTGGCGAGCGGACTGGTCAACACGCTGACGGCGCTGATCCTGGTCTACACCGCGCAAGGCCTGCCGCTCGCCATCTTCATCCTGTCGGAATTCATGAAGCAGGTGTCGGACGATCTGAAGAATGCCGGACGCATCGACGGGCTTTCGGAATACACAATCTTCTTTCGCCTGGTGCTGCCGCTGGTCAGGCCGTCGATGGCGACGGTCGCGGTCTTCACCATGATCCCGATCTGGAACGATCTGTGGTTCCCGCTGATCCTGGCGCCGTCGGAAGAAACCAAGACGGTGACGCTCGGCGCGCAGCTCTTCCTTGGCCAGTTCGTCACCAACTGGAACGCGATCCTGGCGGCGCTGTCGCTGGCGATCCTGCCGGTGCTGATCCTCTACGTCATCTTCTCGCGGCAGCTGATCCGCGGCATCACGTCAGGAGCCGTCAAGTGA
- a CDS encoding Gfo/Idh/MocA family protein produces MGRSHALAYHTNPGFQIAALVNRSDVPLPEGLSGYPIRRSFEDALREEKPDIAAIATYSDSHAGYAVKALEAGCHVFVEKPLATTVADAQRVVDAAKANGKKLVIGYILRHHPSWIRLVAEARKLGGPYVFRMNLNQQSSGHSWETHKQLMQTTSPIVDCGVHYLDVMLQITDARPVEVRGMGVRLTEEVAPSMYNYGHLQVLFDDGSVGWYEAGWGPMISETAFFVKDVISPKGCVSIVMKEGVRSDDIDTHTKTSTIRLHSAATGPDGKFARPDEMLSMEGEPGHQELCDLEQAFLLKAIREDIDLTRHMDDAVKSLAVCLAADESVRSGAAVKL; encoded by the coding sequence ATGGGCCGCAGCCATGCGCTGGCCTATCACACCAATCCGGGCTTTCAGATCGCCGCTTTGGTGAACCGCTCCGACGTGCCGCTGCCGGAAGGACTTTCCGGCTACCCCATACGGCGCTCCTTCGAGGACGCGTTGCGCGAGGAGAAGCCGGACATCGCCGCGATCGCCACCTATTCCGACAGCCATGCCGGCTATGCCGTGAAGGCGTTGGAAGCGGGCTGCCATGTCTTCGTCGAAAAGCCGCTGGCAACGACGGTGGCGGACGCCCAGCGCGTCGTCGACGCGGCCAAGGCGAACGGCAAGAAGCTGGTGATCGGCTATATCCTGCGCCACCACCCGTCCTGGATCCGGCTGGTTGCCGAGGCGCGCAAGCTCGGCGGCCCTTATGTGTTCCGCATGAACCTCAACCAGCAATCCTCCGGCCACAGCTGGGAGACGCACAAGCAGCTGATGCAAACGACCTCGCCGATCGTCGACTGCGGCGTGCACTATCTAGACGTGATGCTGCAGATCACCGACGCCAGGCCGGTCGAGGTGCGCGGCATGGGCGTGCGGCTGACCGAAGAGGTCGCGCCGTCGATGTACAATTACGGCCATCTGCAGGTGCTGTTCGACGACGGCTCGGTCGGCTGGTACGAGGCCGGCTGGGGTCCGATGATCTCTGAGACCGCCTTCTTCGTGAAGGACGTGATCTCGCCCAAGGGCTGCGTGTCGATCGTCATGAAGGAGGGTGTGCGCTCCGACGACATCGACACCCACACCAAGACCTCGACCATCCGCCTGCATAGTGCTGCGACCGGGCCTGACGGCAAATTTGCCAGGCCGGACGAGATGCTGTCGATGGAAGGCGAGCCCGGCCACCAGGAGCTTTGCGACCTCGAACAGGCTTTCCTGCTCAAGGCCATCCGCGAAGACATCGATCTCACCCGGCATATGGACGACGCGGTGAAGTCGCTCGCCGTCTGCCTTGCCGCCGACGAGAGCGTGCGCAGCGGCGCCGCCGTCAAACTCTAG
- a CDS encoding ABC transporter ATP-binding protein yields MGSLNIENVKKAFGPVEVLKGIDLEVTDGEFVVFVGPSGCGKSTLLRVIAGLEDSTSGRVVIDGEDVSVTPPAKRGIAMVFQTYALYPHLTVKNNMGLGLKQAGTPAAEIDRRIKIASSMLSLEPYLERRPAELSGGQRQRVAIGRAVVREPKLFLFDEPLSNLDAALRVNTRLEIAQLHRRLKATMIYVTHDQVEAMTLADKIVVLNAGRIEQIGSPMELYNFPANEFVAGFIGSPKMNFIDGAKLGETAKTIGVRPEHLTVDPKSGDWKGTVVHAEHLGADTNLYLDCEKAGLITVRIFGVYNAEPGATLYTTPDAAKTYRFGADGKVLK; encoded by the coding sequence GTGGGCTCGCTGAACATCGAGAATGTGAAGAAGGCTTTCGGGCCGGTCGAGGTGCTGAAGGGCATCGACCTCGAGGTGACGGATGGCGAGTTCGTCGTCTTCGTCGGCCCGTCCGGCTGCGGGAAGTCGACCCTGCTGAGGGTCATTGCCGGGCTGGAGGATTCGACCTCGGGCCGGGTGGTGATCGACGGCGAGGACGTCTCGGTCACGCCGCCCGCGAAACGCGGCATCGCCATGGTGTTCCAGACCTATGCGCTCTACCCGCATCTGACGGTGAAGAACAATATGGGCCTTGGCCTGAAGCAGGCCGGCACACCCGCGGCCGAGATCGACCGCCGCATCAAGATTGCCTCCTCGATGCTATCGCTGGAGCCCTATCTGGAGAGGCGACCGGCGGAGCTCTCCGGCGGCCAGCGCCAGCGCGTGGCCATCGGCCGCGCGGTGGTTCGCGAGCCGAAGCTTTTCCTCTTCGACGAGCCGCTGTCGAACCTCGACGCGGCGCTGCGCGTCAACACAAGGCTGGAGATCGCGCAGCTGCACCGGCGGCTGAAGGCGACGATGATCTACGTCACCCACGACCAGGTCGAGGCGATGACGCTGGCCGACAAGATCGTCGTGCTCAATGCCGGCCGCATCGAGCAGATCGGCAGCCCGATGGAGCTTTACAATTTTCCGGCCAATGAATTCGTCGCCGGCTTCATCGGCTCGCCGAAGATGAACTTCATCGACGGCGCCAAACTTGGCGAGACGGCGAAGACCATCGGCGTGCGGCCGGAGCACCTGACGGTCGATCCGAAGTCAGGCGACTGGAAAGGCACGGTCGTGCATGCCGAGCACCTCGGCGCCGACACCAACCTCTATCTCGACTGCGAGAAGGCCGGGCTGATCACGGTGCGCATCTTCGGCGTCTACAATGCCGAGCCGGGCGCGACGCTCTATACGACGCCGGATGCGGCGAAGACGTACCGGTTCGGGGCGGACGGGAAGGTGTTGAAGTAG
- a CDS encoding fumarylacetoacetate hydrolase family protein: MKLLRYGEVGSERPGLLDQNGTIRDLSAYVADIAGTALHPATLDMLSKLDPKSLPAVSGKPRIGACVAGTGKFICIGLNYSDHAAETGATVPPEPIIFMKASSAIVGPDDDVLIPRGSVKTDWEVELGVVIGRKAKYVSEAEALDYVAGYCVAHDVSERAFQAERQGQWTKGKSCDTFGPIGPWLVTKDEVADPHNLKMWLTVNGKTMQNGSTRTMVYGVKYLVSYLSQFMSLHPGDIISTGTPPGVGLGMKPPVFLKPGDVVELGIEGMGQQKQTFKADE, translated from the coding sequence ATGAAACTGCTGCGCTATGGCGAGGTGGGGAGCGAGCGTCCCGGCCTGCTCGATCAGAATGGGACGATCCGCGACCTCTCCGCCTATGTCGCCGACATTGCCGGCACGGCGCTGCATCCGGCCACGCTGGACATGTTGTCGAAGCTCGATCCGAAATCGCTGCCGGCGGTATCCGGCAAGCCGCGCATCGGCGCCTGCGTTGCCGGCACGGGAAAATTCATCTGCATCGGCCTCAACTATTCCGACCACGCCGCCGAGACCGGCGCCACCGTGCCGCCGGAGCCGATCATCTTCATGAAGGCAAGCTCGGCCATCGTCGGTCCCGACGATGACGTTCTGATCCCGCGCGGCTCGGTCAAGACCGACTGGGAGGTCGAGCTCGGCGTCGTCATCGGCAGAAAAGCGAAATATGTCTCGGAAGCCGAGGCGCTGGATTATGTCGCCGGCTATTGCGTCGCGCATGACGTCTCCGAGCGCGCCTTCCAGGCCGAGCGCCAGGGCCAGTGGACCAAGGGCAAGTCCTGCGACACCTTCGGGCCCATCGGCCCGTGGCTGGTGACCAAGGATGAGGTCGCCGATCCGCATAATTTGAAGATGTGGCTGACCGTCAACGGCAAGACCATGCAGAACGGCTCGACCAGGACCATGGTCTACGGTGTGAAGTACCTGGTCTCCTATCTCAGCCAGTTCATGTCGCTGCATCCCGGCGACATCATCTCCACCGGCACGCCGCCCGGCGTCGGGCTGGGCATGAAACCGCCGGTGTTCCTGAAGCCCGGCGACGTCGTCGAGCTCGGCATCGAAGGCATGGGCCAGCAGAAGCAGACTTTTAAGGCCGATGAGTAA
- a CDS encoding SDR family oxidoreductase, protein MADLAGKVVVVTAAAQGIGKASALAFAKAGATVHATDINETLLAELGKTPGIKTRKLDVLNDAAVASAFAGIGPVDVLFNCAGFVHSGSILEMKDEDLDFALNLNVRAMIRTIRAVLPGMLERGDGSIINMASLASSQKGVPNRFVYGLTKAAVIGLTKAIAADYVGKGIRCNAICPGTVESPSLQDRMHAQGDYEAARAAFIARQPMGRLGTPEEIADLAVYLAGATYTSGQAYNIDGGWSI, encoded by the coding sequence ATGGCGGATCTGGCAGGCAAGGTGGTGGTCGTCACGGCGGCGGCGCAAGGCATCGGCAAGGCAAGCGCGCTGGCTTTCGCCAAGGCCGGCGCGACGGTCCATGCCACCGATATTAACGAGACGCTGCTTGCCGAGCTTGGCAAGACCCCAGGCATCAAGACGCGCAAGCTCGATGTGCTCAACGACGCGGCGGTCGCTTCGGCCTTTGCCGGGATCGGTCCTGTCGATGTGTTGTTCAACTGCGCCGGCTTCGTCCATTCAGGCTCGATCCTCGAAATGAAGGACGAGGATCTCGATTTCGCGCTCAACCTCAATGTTCGCGCGATGATTCGCACCATACGCGCCGTGCTGCCCGGCATGCTGGAGCGCGGCGACGGCTCGATCATCAACATGGCCTCGCTGGCAAGCTCGCAGAAGGGCGTTCCGAACCGTTTCGTCTATGGCCTGACCAAGGCGGCGGTCATCGGCCTGACCAAGGCGATCGCCGCCGACTATGTCGGCAAGGGCATTCGCTGCAACGCCATCTGCCCCGGGACGGTCGAGAGCCCTTCGCTGCAGGACCGCATGCATGCGCAGGGGGATTACGAAGCCGCCCGCGCCGCCTTCATCGCCCGCCAGCCGATGGGCCGGCTCGGCACGCCGGAGGAAATCGCCGATCTCGCCGTCTATCTGGCCGGCGCGACCTATACGTCGGGTCAGGCCTATAATATCGACGGCGGCTGGTCGATCTGA
- a CDS encoding aldehyde dehydrogenase family protein, giving the protein MNILERYHAMEYGPAPEAHNEADAWLAGRDFAKALFIDGGWKTAASGKTFDTSEPSSGKLLAKISDAGAADIDAAVTAAAKALAKWSASSGYQRAKILYAIGRAMQRHQRLFAVLESIDNGKPIRESRDIDVPLAIRHFIHHAGWAQALEKDFPDHKPVGVVGQVIPWNFPLLMLAWKIAPALAAGCTVVLKPAEFTPLTAILFAEICERAGVPKGVVNIVQGGPEAGAGIVNHPGIQKIAFTGSSEVGKIICKATAGSGKKLSLELGGKSAFIVFEDADLDSAVEGLVDGIWFNQGQVCCAGSRLLVQEGIAEAFIAKVKVRMSRLRVGSPLDKNTDIGPLVDRTQLDRVKGLIAEGAKQGAVCWQPDAALPSSGYYHLPTLATGVSPANILAQEEVFGPVLATMTFRNTEEAIELANNTRYGLAASVWSENINLALHVAPQLKAGVVWVNGTNMFDAACGFGGYRESGFGREGGREGMFEYLAAKLPVGPVIKPATLSAQPVEQADGTSIDRTAKLFIGGKQVRPDGNYSLAVATAKGKLAGEVGLGNRKDIRDAVAAARACKAWPEATTYNRSQVLYYLAENLSGRADEFAARLVQLTGVAAKAARDEVDLSIERLFLYAGLADKFEGRVHQPPARAVTLALHEPVGVVGIVAPDNQPLLGFVSLIAPALAMGNTVVAVPSERHPLLATDLYQVIEYSDIPAGAINIVTGRSAELCGVLARHDDVDGLWVFADAGTCARAEADSIGNLKRVWTGNGRSLDWAAADAAGAAFLRRAIEVKNVWVPYGD; this is encoded by the coding sequence ATGAACATACTAGAACGCTACCACGCCATGGAATACGGCCCGGCGCCCGAGGCCCATAACGAGGCCGACGCCTGGCTCGCCGGGCGCGATTTCGCAAAAGCGCTGTTCATCGACGGCGGCTGGAAGACGGCAGCCAGCGGCAAGACGTTCGACACCAGCGAACCGTCGTCGGGTAAACTGCTCGCCAAGATCTCGGACGCGGGCGCCGCCGACATCGACGCGGCCGTTACAGCAGCCGCCAAGGCGCTGGCGAAATGGTCGGCGTCTTCAGGCTATCAACGCGCCAAAATCCTCTATGCCATCGGCCGCGCCATGCAGCGCCACCAGCGGCTCTTCGCGGTGCTGGAATCGATCGACAACGGCAAGCCGATCCGTGAGAGCCGCGACATCGACGTGCCGCTGGCGATCCGCCATTTCATCCATCATGCCGGCTGGGCGCAGGCGCTGGAGAAGGATTTTCCGGACCACAAGCCAGTCGGCGTCGTCGGCCAGGTCATTCCGTGGAATTTCCCGCTGCTGATGCTGGCCTGGAAGATCGCGCCGGCATTGGCCGCCGGCTGCACTGTAGTGCTGAAGCCGGCCGAGTTCACGCCGCTCACCGCCATTTTGTTCGCCGAGATCTGCGAGCGCGCCGGCGTGCCGAAAGGCGTCGTCAACATCGTCCAGGGCGGCCCGGAGGCGGGTGCTGGCATCGTCAACCATCCCGGCATCCAGAAGATCGCCTTCACCGGCTCTTCGGAGGTCGGCAAGATCATCTGCAAGGCCACAGCCGGATCCGGAAAGAAACTGTCGCTGGAGCTTGGCGGCAAGTCGGCCTTCATCGTCTTCGAGGATGCCGATCTGGACAGCGCCGTCGAGGGCCTGGTCGACGGCATCTGGTTCAACCAGGGCCAGGTCTGCTGCGCCGGCTCGCGCCTCTTAGTGCAGGAAGGCATCGCCGAAGCCTTCATCGCCAAGGTCAAGGTCAGGATGAGCCGGCTGCGCGTCGGCAGCCCGCTCGACAAGAACACCGACATCGGCCCGCTGGTCGACCGCACCCAGCTCGACCGCGTCAAGGGCCTGATCGCCGAGGGAGCCAAACAGGGCGCGGTCTGCTGGCAGCCGGATGCTGCCTTGCCGTCCTCCGGCTACTATCATCTGCCGACGCTCGCCACGGGCGTTTCGCCGGCTAATATTCTGGCGCAGGAGGAAGTCTTCGGCCCGGTGCTCGCGACGATGACCTTCCGCAACACCGAGGAAGCGATCGAGCTTGCCAACAACACGCGCTATGGCCTGGCTGCTTCGGTGTGGAGCGAGAACATCAACCTTGCGCTGCACGTCGCGCCGCAACTGAAGGCCGGCGTCGTCTGGGTCAACGGCACCAACATGTTCGACGCCGCCTGCGGCTTTGGCGGCTACCGCGAAAGCGGCTTTGGCCGTGAGGGCGGCCGCGAGGGCATGTTCGAATATCTGGCGGCGAAACTCCCCGTCGGCCCCGTCATCAAACCGGCAACGCTCTCCGCCCAGCCGGTCGAGCAAGCCGACGGAACGTCCATCGATCGCACGGCAAAGCTGTTCATCGGCGGCAAGCAGGTGCGGCCGGACGGCAATTATTCGCTCGCCGTCGCCACCGCCAAGGGCAAGCTCGCCGGCGAAGTCGGTCTCGGCAACAGGAAGGACATTCGCGACGCCGTCGCTGCCGCGCGCGCCTGCAAGGCATGGCCGGAAGCAACGACCTATAATCGCAGCCAGGTGCTCTATTATCTCGCGGAAAACCTGTCCGGCCGCGCCGACGAGTTCGCCGCCCGCCTCGTGCAACTCACCGGGGTCGCCGCCAAGGCCGCGCGCGACGAGGTGGACCTCTCGATCGAGCGGCTGTTCCTCTATGCCGGCCTCGCCGACAAGTTCGAAGGCCGCGTGCACCAGCCGCCGGCCCGCGCCGTCACGCTGGCGCTGCACGAGCCGGTCGGCGTCGTCGGCATCGTCGCGCCCGACAACCAGCCGCTGCTTGGATTTGTGTCGCTGATAGCCCCTGCGCTCGCCATGGGCAACACGGTGGTGGCGGTCCCGTCGGAGCGCCATCCGCTTTTAGCCACCGACCTCTACCAGGTGATCGAATATTCGGACATTCCGGCCGGCGCCATCAACATCGTCACCGGCCGCAGCGCCGAGCTTTGCGGCGTGCTGGCCAGGCATGATGATGTCGACGGGCTCTGGGTCTTTGCCGATGCCGGGACCTGCGCCAGGGCGGAAGCCGACTCTATCGGCAATCTCAAGCGCGTCTGGACCGGCAATGGCCGCAGCCTCGACTGGGCAGCGGCCGATGCCGCAGGCGCCGCCTTCCTGCGCCGCGCCATCGAGGTCAAGAACGTATGGGTGCCTTACGGCGATTGA
- the deoC gene encoding deoxyribose-phosphate aldolase — MSSTIREAGAGAGASKVMPLPARAAANTPMPLEHGIARNPGMKLDLGFLESVRSVNRSALERRVATLTKRRSIKADNQAAWLLRAIACMDLTTLNSNDTDERVRRLCAKAINPLRKDIVDGLGISGETIRPAAVCVYHPFVATAVDAVRGTGIHVAAVSTAFPHGLAPLSTRLQEIEASVRDGANEIDVVIPRGLVYGAKWRELFNEIVAMRAACGDAHLKVILGTGDLATLRNVVLASMVAMMAGADFIKTSTGKESVNATLPVGLAMVRAIRAYFEETGYLIGFKPAGGISTAKVSLDWLVLMKEELGRPWLEPELFRFGASSLLTDIERQLEHHLTGHYSANHRHAMA, encoded by the coding sequence ATGAGCAGCACCATCCGCGAGGCCGGCGCAGGCGCCGGCGCGTCCAAGGTTATGCCGCTGCCGGCGCGCGCCGCCGCCAACACGCCAATGCCGCTGGAGCATGGCATCGCCCGCAACCCCGGCATGAAGCTCGATCTCGGCTTCCTGGAATCGGTGCGCAGCGTCAATCGCTCGGCACTGGAGCGCCGTGTCGCCACGCTCACCAAGCGGCGCTCGATCAAGGCCGACAACCAGGCCGCTTGGCTGCTGCGGGCGATCGCCTGCATGGACCTCACCACACTGAATTCGAATGACACGGATGAGCGCGTGCGCCGGCTCTGCGCCAAGGCAATCAACCCGTTGCGCAAGGACATCGTCGACGGCCTCGGCATATCAGGCGAAACCATTCGCCCGGCAGCGGTCTGCGTCTACCACCCCTTCGTCGCCACTGCGGTCGACGCCGTGCGCGGCACCGGCATCCATGTCGCCGCGGTCTCCACCGCCTTCCCACATGGCCTTGCGCCGCTGTCCACCCGCCTGCAGGAGATCGAGGCTTCGGTGCGCGATGGCGCCAACGAGATCGACGTCGTCATTCCGCGCGGCCTGGTCTACGGCGCTAAATGGCGCGAGCTGTTCAACGAGATCGTCGCCATGCGCGCCGCCTGCGGCGACGCTCATCTGAAGGTCATCCTCGGCACCGGCGACCTCGCCACGCTGCGCAATGTCGTGCTGGCCTCGATGGTGGCGATGATGGCCGGCGCCGATTTCATCAAAACCTCGACCGGCAAGGAAAGTGTCAACGCCACGCTGCCCGTCGGCCTTGCCATGGTGCGCGCCATCCGCGCCTATTTCGAGGAAACCGGCTATCTCATCGGTTTCAAGCCGGCGGGCGGCATCTCGACCGCGAAAGTCTCGCTCGACTGGCTGGTGCTGATGAAGGAAGAGCTCGGACGCCCATGGCTGGAGCCGGAACTGTTCCGCTTCGGCGCATCGAGCCTGTTGACCGACATCGAACGCCAGCTCGAGCACCACCTGACCGGCCACTACTCGGCCAATCATCGCCACGCGATGGCTTAA
- a CDS encoding ferredoxin--NADP reductase — translation MNTTSAFSTVGARPLQFPIPANVYAETVVSVKHYTDRLFSFRITRPQSLRFRSGEFVMIGLPNAEKPIFRAYSVASPAWDDELEFFSIKVPDGPLTSELQKIAVGDTVIMRQKSTGTLVVDALTPAKRLFMISTGTGIAPFASLLRDPDTYEKFDQVILTHTCRDNAELVYGQELVAALENDPLIGELTGGRVTLYNSTTREESARMGRITALIGSGKFYSDLGIDKLNPETDRIMICGSMHMLKDVKELAESLGFQEGSLHHPASFVVERAFVG, via the coding sequence ATGAACACCACATCCGCGTTCAGCACGGTCGGCGCCCGCCCGCTGCAGTTCCCGATTCCAGCCAATGTTTACGCCGAGACGGTGGTTTCGGTGAAGCACTACACCGACCGGCTGTTCTCGTTCCGCATCACAAGGCCGCAGTCGTTGCGCTTCCGCTCCGGCGAGTTCGTCATGATCGGCCTGCCCAACGCCGAAAAGCCGATCTTCCGCGCCTATTCCGTCGCCAGCCCGGCCTGGGACGACGAGCTCGAATTCTTCTCCATCAAGGTGCCGGACGGTCCGCTGACCTCGGAGCTGCAGAAGATCGCGGTCGGCGACACCGTCATCATGCGCCAGAAGTCGACCGGCACGCTGGTCGTCGATGCGCTGACCCCCGCAAAACGCCTGTTCATGATCTCGACCGGCACCGGCATCGCACCCTTCGCCAGCCTGCTGCGCGACCCCGATACTTATGAGAAATTCGACCAGGTCATCCTCACCCACACCTGCCGCGACAATGCCGAGCTGGTCTACGGCCAGGAACTGGTGGCCGCACTCGAGAACGATCCGCTGATCGGCGAGCTGACCGGCGGCCGCGTCACGCTCTACAATTCGACGACCCGGGAGGAGTCGGCGCGCATGGGCCGTATCACCGCGTTGATCGGCTCGGGCAAGTTCTACAGCGACCTCGGCATCGACAAGCTCAATCCCGAGACCGACCGCATCATGATCTGCGGTTCCATGCACATGCTGAAGGACGTCAAAGAACTGGCCGAAAGCCTCGGCTTCCAGGAAGGTTCCCTGCATCACCCCGCCAGCTTCGTCGTCGAGCGCGCCTTCGTCGGTTGA
- a CDS encoding hydantoinase/oxoprolinase family protein — MDENFSASAGSVVAGIDVGGTFTDLLLIDGKAGGKVHIAKTPTTVENQAFGVVSALAATGFPVDGIDIIVHGTTTTTNAVLERRLAQTGMITTKGFRDVIELGRRTRPQAYGMTGTFVPVISRDLRLEVSERVEASGAVRTPLDEAEMRDAVKQLIDAGCESLVIHFLHSYANPSHERRAAEIAAELWPNGHITTGHALLSEAREFERGVTAAVNASVQPILKRYVERLRKELAAKGYARDFLIMNGNGGMISARFVTQESAKTVMSGPASGVIAAAYTGKRAGFGNLVTYDMGGTSTDVALIRNAEPAVSNEIEIEYAMPIHVPMVAVHTVGAGGGSIARVDAAGLIQIGPESAGANPGPICYGRGGTEPTITDANLVLGRLAPKKLLAVDNPVTVERVTGIFEDRIGKRTGLSGVEAAGAVLRLGNMKMAGAIRMVSVSRGHDPRDFALFAFGGAGPLHATALARELGLPRVLVPARPGITNALGCVVADLRHDFVNTINMPVGALDEAMLREVLERHRNEGEALIAKEAVKPDAIRVTHSADMQFVGQTHIINVPLPSSSVSRKTLQLLFEKAYFARFKVELPEIRANLVNLNTSVTGVRPQVDLSRLIDPSGRAATLEEARREIRPVWYSGRWHDTPVYAREKLPLAAVINGPAILEQMDATTVLEPGDRARSDADGNIIIDIGKA, encoded by the coding sequence ATGGATGAGAATTTTTCGGCATCGGCGGGAAGCGTTGTTGCCGGCATCGATGTCGGAGGCACCTTCACCGATCTGCTTCTGATCGATGGCAAGGCGGGCGGCAAGGTGCATATCGCCAAGACGCCGACCACCGTCGAAAACCAGGCCTTCGGCGTGGTTTCGGCGCTTGCCGCCACCGGCTTTCCGGTCGACGGCATCGACATCATCGTGCACGGCACGACGACGACCACCAACGCCGTACTGGAGCGTCGGTTGGCACAAACCGGCATGATCACGACCAAGGGTTTTCGCGATGTGATCGAGCTTGGCCGGCGCACAAGGCCGCAGGCCTATGGCATGACCGGAACCTTCGTGCCGGTCATTTCCCGCGACCTTCGGCTCGAAGTGTCGGAGCGGGTCGAGGCGTCGGGCGCCGTGCGCACGCCGCTCGACGAGGCCGAAATGCGCGATGCGGTAAAGCAGCTCATCGACGCCGGCTGTGAGTCGCTGGTCATCCATTTCCTGCATTCCTACGCCAACCCTTCGCATGAGCGGCGCGCCGCCGAGATCGCGGCGGAGCTTTGGCCGAACGGCCACATCACCACCGGCCATGCGCTGCTTTCGGAAGCGCGCGAGTTCGAGCGTGGAGTGACCGCCGCGGTCAACGCCTCGGTGCAGCCGATCCTCAAGCGCTATGTCGAGCGGCTGCGCAAGGAGCTGGCGGCAAAAGGCTATGCGCGCGACTTCCTGATCATGAACGGCAATGGCGGCATGATCTCGGCCCGCTTCGTCACGCAGGAATCGGCAAAGACGGTGATGTCCGGTCCGGCGTCGGGCGTCATCGCCGCCGCCTACACGGGAAAACGCGCCGGCTTCGGCAATCTCGTCACCTACGACATGGGCGGCACCTCCACCGACGTGGCGCTGATCCGAAACGCCGAGCCGGCGGTGTCGAACGAGATCGAGATCGAATATGCTATGCCGATCCATGTGCCGATGGTGGCGGTGCACACCGTCGGTGCCGGCGGCGGCTCGATCGCCCGCGTCGATGCGGCCGGCCTGATCCAGATCGGCCCGGAAAGCGCCGGCGCCAATCCGGGCCCGATCTGCTACGGCCGCGGCGGGACGGAGCCGACCATCACCGACGCCAATCTGGTGCTCGGGCGGCTGGCGCCGAAGAAGCTGCTGGCGGTCGACAATCCGGTCACTGTCGAGCGTGTCACCGGCATTTTCGAGGACAGGATCGGGAAGCGCACCGGCCTTTCCGGGGTCGAAGCGGCGGGTGCCGTCTTGCGGCTCGGCAACATGAAGATGGCGGGCGCCATCCGCATGGTGTCGGTGTCGCGCGGCCACGATCCGCGCGATTTCGCGCTGTTCGCCTTCGGCGGCGCCGGGCCGCTGCATGCGACGGCGCTTGCCCGCGAGCTCGGCCTGCCCCGGGTACTGGTGCCGGCGCGCCCGGGCATCACCAACGCGCTCGGCTGTGTTGTGGCCGACCTGCGCCACGACTTTGTCAACACAATCAACATGCCGGTCGGGGCGCTCGACGAAGCAATGCTTCGCGAGGTCTTGGAACGGCACCGTAACGAAGGCGAGGCTCTCATAGCCAAGGAAGCCGTCAAGCCGGACGCGATCCGTGTCACCCATTCGGCCGATATGCAGTTCGTCGGCCAGACGCACATTATCAACGTGCCGCTACCCTCCTCGTCGGTTTCACGAAAAACACTGCAGCTTCTGTTCGAAAAGGCCTATTTCGCGCGCTTCAAGGTCGAGCTGCCGGAGATCCGCGCCAACCTCGTCAACCTCAACACGTCGGTCACCGGCGTGCGGCCGCAGGTCGACCTGTCACGGCTGATCGATCCGTCGGGGCGCGCGGCAACGCTTGAAGAAGCGCGGCGCGAAATCCGGCCGGTCTGGTACAGCGGGCGCTGGCACGACACGCCGGTCTATGCCCGCGAAAAACTGCCGCTGGCCGCCGTCATCAATGGACCGGCAATTCTCGAACAGATGGATGCGACGACGGTGCTCGAACCCGGCGACCGGGCGCGCTCGGATGCCGACGGCAACATCATCATCGACATCGGTAAGGCCTGA